In bacterium, the sequence GGGTCAACACTCCCTCGGCCTCCACCGAGATGCGTGAACCGTGATTCAATATCGCCCGGCCGCGGAACACGACAAGGCCGAGATTGTGCCACACTGTCTGTGAACGGCGGCGATCGAAAACCGCCACATCGCCGAACCCGATGCGGATCATGGCGCGCTGCCAGGCGCCCTCCACCCGGACCCGGCCGCTCATTTTTTTCAACACCACACGGTGGGAGACCACCACCGGCAGACGCCACACCGCTCTCCAGCCCAGATAGTGCAGGTTGAACCGGACAGTCTTGGGCAAAGAGAACAGCAGATGAGCACAGGTGGTAAACCGATTCATCGTTCACCGTCCTAGCGAATCAACGTCACAGGCATTATCCGCGCCTGATGGTCTGTCAGCCATCTTATATAATAGACGCCGCTGGCTGCCGGGCCGTGGGCGGCAGCGCCATCCCAGACCACCTGTCCCTGTCCGCGGCAGTCCGCTTCATTCAGGAGCCTGCGGACCAGGCGGCCGGCGCTGTCGTAAATTTCAATCGAGACACGGGCCGCCGTCTCTGTGGACCAGACGAGGGTTACGGCCTGATTAAACGGATTGGGATAACACGCCGGCAGACGAAAAGACTCCGCGGTTCGTGTTCGGGCAATCCGTGCAGTGGAAAAAAAAGCGGCAAAAAACTGCAAATGCGCTCCCAGCCGCTCATCCCAATAGGTCCAGTTGTGCGCACCGGGATTTTCCTCGTACCGGTGTGGGATGTTCAAGGAATCCAGCAGCCGGTTGAATTTTCTGTTGTCCACCAGGGCAAAGGCGTCGTCAAGACCACAATCGATGAAAAGCGCAGGTCTGGCGGCTGAGGCCAGGACCAGGTCACAGCAGCTGTTCAGCCGCCAATGCTCCGGGAACTGTTGGTAGGCGCCTAAAATAGAATTCAACTGCCAGGCATCGCCCATACCGCCATGCAAAGTCAAATCGAGAATTCCGCTCAGCGACGACGCAG encodes:
- a CDS encoding prolyl oligopeptidase family serine peptidase codes for the protein MKFLFTRILLYVGLVAGVGAAQAEWRLESHFSALLAKEKAFYIYLPDSTNSGKTYPVLYLLHGVGGDYGDWLEASHVREQAQQHEMIIVLPDGGGFGWYLDSPVDSTSLYASYLVAELIPLIESRFPVASGPAARAISGLSMGGHGAVALALQHPDLFGAASSLSGILDLTLHGGMGDAWQLNSILGAYQQFPEHWRLNSCCDLVLASAARPALFIDCGLDDAFALVDNRKFNRLLDSLNIPHRYEENPGAHNWTYWDERLGAHLQFFAAFFSTARIARTRTAESFRLPACYPNPFNQAVTLVWSTETAARVSIEIYDSAGRLVRRLLNEADCRGQGQVVWDGAAAHGPAASGVYYIRWLTDHQARIMPVTLIR